The genomic interval TTTTGTCAAAAAGATGAAAGCGCGGAGAAGCGAACGCTCCGCGCTTTTTATTTTGCGCCGTATGGTTCCCGCCAATTTCCGACTTTCTCCCTCTTGACAAAAACTTAATTTAGGCATAATGTTAAGCACGCTTAACTAAAAAGAAGGCTTAACTATGACCAAATCTCCCCAATTCGACCAAGCCGTGCGCGCGTGGATGGATGTGTTCATGCACCGTTCGATGAGCGGCTGGAAGCAGTTCGCCAAATCGTGCGGGCTTTCGATGCCGCAGTTCAGTATCCTGATGCAGTTGCATCACAGGGGCGCGTTTGGCATGTCGGAAGTGAGCGAGCGCTTCGAGATCACTGCCGCCGCCGCCAGCCAGTTGGTGGATAAACTCGTGCAGAACGGTTTTGTCCAACGCGAGGAAGACCCGAAGGATCGCCGCGCCAAACTGCTGAATCTCACCGATAAAGGCCGTGAGATTGTCCGACGCGGCGGGCAGGAGCGTTACCATTGGGTGGATGATCTTGCGGGGAAATTATCCGCCGCGGAGCGCGCCAAGGTCAGCGAGGCGCTCGAGTTGATGACTAAAGCCGTACAAGAACTGGAAGCGGACGCAGTCCAGACTCCCGCATAGTTCCCAAACTGTTTCACACCCAATTCATCAGCAAGCCATAGACTCTCTACTTTCCACTCTCTATTTCTCTGCACGCGAAACCCTTTCCAAGAATCAGGAGCATTCATGTTGAAATTAGCAAAGTATCTAAAACCTTATCGCTGGGCGTTGTTCGTTTCCATCGCGCTGTTGTTCGTGCAGGCGAATTTCGATCTCGCCCTGCCGGATTATCTATCGCGCATCGTCAACACCGGCATCCAGCAAAGCGGAATCGAAAATGCCGTGCCGGCGGCGATCCGCCAAAGCGAGATGAACCGCGTCGTCGTGTTTTTGAGCGACGAGGAGAAAACCTCCGTCCTCGCGGATTACACACTGGTGGACAAAAACTCCGCCGACTACGTTGCCCTCGTCAAAAAATATCCCGCGTTGGAAAACGAGTCCATTTATGTGTTGAACAAAGTTGACAAAGCGGAAATCGAACGCCTCAACCCCATCATGGGCAAGGCGTTATTGACCGTTGCCGGAATCGAAGGAGCGGTTGCCGACCCGGCGAAGGCGGCAGAAATGGGAGAAGCGTTCGGCGGCTTCGACCTGAGCAAACTTCCGCCCGGCACAGACCTCTTCACCATGCTGGAAAAACTTCCAGCGGAGCAACGCTCGAAGATTCAAGACTCAGTCAACTCGAAGTTTGAAGCGTTGGGCGAGAGCATGATCGTGCAGGCGTCTGTCGGCGCGGTCAAAGCGGAATATGAAGCGCTGGGTATGGATACCGCCAAACTGCAAAACGATTATGTGCTTGCGGTGGGCGGTTGGATGTTACTGCTGACGCTCCTCTCGGCTATGTGTACCATCACGGTAGGTTTTCTTTCCGCTCGCATCGCGGCTGGACTGGCGCGCGACCTGCGCCGCTTCACCTTCCAAAAAGTGGAATCGTTCTCCAGTTCCGAATTCGAAAAATTTTCCACCGCATCGTTGATCACGCGCTCCACCAACGACATCACGCAGATCCAAACCGTGATGATGTTCATGATCCGTATGATCTTCTACGCGCCGTTGATCGGCATCGGCGGCATCATCAAAGTGCTTTCGCAGGATTCGCCGCTCGCGTGGTTGATCATCGTAGCGGTCTTGATCCTGGTGAGCCTGATCGCCACCGTGATGACGTTCGCCCTGCCGAAGTTCCGCATCATTCAAAAACTGGTAGACCGCCTCAACCTTGTCTCGCGCGAGAATCTCTCGGGCATGATGGTCATCCGCGCGTTCAACATGCAGAAGTTTGAAGAGAAGCGCTTCGAGAAAGCCAATGCGGACCTGACCGCCGTGAGTTTATACATCAACCGCTTGATGGTGATCATGATGCCGGTGATGATGTTCGTGATGAACCTGCTGGTGGTCTCGGTGACGTGGTTCGGCGCGAAACAAGTCGCCGCCGCCAACATTCAAGTGGGAGACATGATCGCCTTTATGCAATATGGGATGCAGATCATGTTCGCGTTCTTGATGATGTCCATGTTGTTCTTCATCCTGCCGCGCGCCTCGGTCTCTGCCGACCGGATTGCGGAAGTGCTTGCCACGGAGATTCATATCACCGATCCGAAAGAACCGAAGAAATTCCCCGCGCCGTTCAAAGGCGAGGTGGAGTTCCGCAATGTGTCTTTCCGCTATCCTGGCGCGGACGAAGATGTCCTGCGCGATATAAGTTTCACCGCCAAGCCCGGCGAGATGACCGCCTTCATCGGCTCGACCGGTTCGGGCAAGTCCACCATCATCAACCTGTTGCCGCGCTTCCACGAAGTGACGGGCGGCGCGATTCTGGTGGACGGCACAGACATCCGCGAGGTGACCCAGCACGACCTGCGCGAGAAGATCGGCTACGTCCCGCAAAAGAGCGCGCTCTTCTCCGGCACCATCGAGAGCAACCTGCGCTATGCCGATAAGGATGCCAGCCCGCAAACGCTGAATGCCGCGATCGAAGCGGCGCAAGCCAAAGAGTTTGTGGATTCGACACCGCAGGGCATCGCCGCGGAAATTTCGCAAGGCGGCGCGAACGTCTCCGGCGGGCAGAAACAACGACTCTCCATCGCCCGCGCATTGGTCAAGAAGCCGCCGATCTATATCCTCGACGATAGTTTCTCCGCGCTCGATTTCAAAACCGACGCGGCGCTGAGACGCGCGTTCAAAACCTACTCCGCCGACAGCGCATTGCTGATCGTCACCCAGCGCGTCTCCACCATCAAGAACGCCGAACAGATCATCGTGCTGGATGAAGGACGCATCGTGGGCAAAGGCACGCATAAAGAGTTAATGGAAACCAGTGAAACATACCGAGAGATTGCGACCTCGCAATTGACTCAGGAGGAATTAGCATGATGAACAGACCCGGCGGACAACAAAACCGCTCGATGATGCCGAACCCGCACGGCATGGTGGGCGCGCCCGTTTCAAAAGCCCGCGACTTCAAAGGCACGATGCGCAAACTGCTCGCATATATGAGCACGTATCGCGGCGCGGTCATCGTCGTCTTTCTCTTCGCCATTGCCTCCACCGCTTCCAATATTGCGGGACCGAAGATCCTTGGCAACGCCACCACCAAACTATTCGAAGGCGTGATGGCGCAATTGAATAACACCGGCTCGATCGACTTCGACTACATCGGGCGGATCATCCTCATTGCCCTCGGCTTGTATTTGATCTCTTCGCTCTTCGCCTACATTCAAGGCTGGATCATGGCGGACGTTTCGACCAACATCGCCTATCGTTTCCGCCGCGACATCTCGGAGAAGATGAACCGTATGCCGCTGAAATATTTCGACCGCACCACGCACGGCGAAGTGCTTTCGCGCATCACCAACGACGTTGATACGGTCAACCAGACGTTGAGCCAAAGCCTGACCCAGCTCATCACCTCGTTCGTCACCGTCGTCGGCGTGTTGATCATGATGCTTTCGATCAGCTGGCTGATGACTCTGGCGGCGTTGATCGTCATCCCGCTTTCGGGGATCGTGGTCAGCGTGATCGTGCGCCAATCGCAGAAATATTTCAAAGAACAGCAGGATTATCTCGGCAACGTCAACGGTCACGTGGAAGAAATGTACGGCGGTCACATCGTGATGAAAGCCTTCAACGGCGAAGAGGAAAGCGTCAAGACGTTCGATAAATCGAACGATAAATTATTCGACGTGGCGTGGAAGGCGCAGTTCCTCTCCGGGATGATGATGCCGATCATGATGTTCATCGGCAACCTCGGCTACGTGGCGGTCTCCATCCTTGGCGGCTACCTCGTCATCAAGAAGACCATCGCCGTCGGTGATATTCAGGCGTTCATTCAATACGTCCGCTCGTTCACGCAACCGATCACCCAACTGGCGAACATCTCCAACGTCCTGCAACAGACTGCGGCGGCGGCGGAGCGCGTCTTCGAGTTTCTCGCGGAAGAGGAAGAAATTCCCGACACCCAAAGCCCCGTCGCGCTGGCGAATGTGACCGGTCGCGTGGAGTTCAAAGATGTCCGCTTCGGCTATAGCCCGGATAAGATCATCATCAACGATTTCTCGGCGGAAGCGAAGCCGGGCAAAAAGGTCGCCATCGTGGGACCGACCGGCGCGGGCAAGACCACCATGGTCAAATTATTGATGCGCTTCTACGACGTGAACAGCGGCTCCATCCTCGTGGACGGGCACGACATCCGCGACTACACCCGCCACGACCTGCGCAAGATGTTCGGCATGGTGTTGCAAGACACGTGGCTGTACAACGGACCCATCATGGAAAATATCCGCTATGGGCGCCCCGACGCGACCGATGCGGAAGTGATCGCCGCCGCGCAAATGGCGCACGTGGATCATTTCGTCCACACCCTGCCGGATGGCTATAACATGGTCTTGAACGAAGAGACCTCCAACATCTCGCAAGGACAAATGCAACTGCTCACCATCGCGCGCGTTCCTGGCAGATCCGAAAATACTCATTTTGGACGAAGCAACCTCCAGCGTGGATACTCGAACCGAAGTCCTCATCCAACGCGCCATGGACGCGCTGATGAAGAACCGCACCAGTTTCGTCATCGCGCACCGCCTCTCCACCATCCGCAACGCGGACTTGATCCTCGTGATGGATCACGGCGACATCGTGGAACAAGGCACGCACGAAGAACTGCTCGCCGCGCAAGGCTTCTATCACAACCTGTATATGAGTCAGTTCGCCCAGCAGGGAGAAGTGTTGGAAGCGGTTCCCGCGTAATGAAGAAGTCGGAATCGCGTCATTCTAAGAGACTGTTCCTCAACGTTTTGTTACCGCGCATGATTTGCAGATAGACAAACAATCCCCTCTCCATCCAAGAGAGGGGATTTTGATTCAACGGGGTTATACTTCATAACAGATCACTTATACTGAAGTCGCGCGCCGTCTCGAAAGTTTTGTGATGCAAGCAGGCTCTTTCAAGAGAACCTTCGGGACGTTTCAGATCAGGTGAGAACGCACAGGAGAAACCAATGTCGCACACCGCATTGACCTATCTCGCAGACAATCAGGAACGCTTTCAAAACGAACTGATCGAATTTCTGCGCATCCCGTCCATTTCGCACGACCCCGCTCATCAAGCGGATATCGACCGCGCCGCGCGCTGGCTCGCGGACAAACTCCGCGCGCTGGGCGCGAACCATGTGGAGATCATGCCCACCGCCGGACATCCCGTCGTCTACGGCGAGTGGCTGGGCGGCGGCGCGGCGGCTCCCACTGTGCTGGTCTACGGACATTACGACGTGCAATCGCCCGAACCGCTGGCAGATTGGAAGAGCCAACCGTTCGAGCCGGAGATTCGGAACGAGAATCTGTACGCGCGCGGCGCATCCGATATGAAAGGGCAGACCTTGGCGTCGGTCAACGCTGTGGAAGCGATCATCAAAACCGGGGGACTGCCTCTCAATATCAAGTTTTTACTGGAAGGCGAAGAGGAGATCGGTTCGGCGCATCTGAATAAATTTTTGACTCAGCATCGTGAAAAATTGAAAAGCGATTTTTCGCTCAACACCGACGCCGGCGGAATGCCCGACGCGGACACGCCCTCGATCTGTTATTCGTTGCGCGGCGGCGCGGGCTTCAGGCTGACCATTCACGGACCCGCGCAAGATTTACACTCCGGCGAATATGGCGGCGTGATCCAGAATCCGATCCACGTGTTGAGCAAGTTGATCGCGGGCTTGCACGACGAGCATGGGCATGTCACATTGCCCGGCTTCTACGATAAAGCGCGCGTCATCGACGAAGAAGAACACGCCGAATTGGCGGCGCTTCCCTTCGACGAAGGATTTTTCCTGAAACATTCCGGCGCGCCCGCTTTGTGGGGCGAACCGGAGTTTATCCCCGCGGAGCGGGTCGGCGCGCGCCCCACGATGGACGTGGTGATGTTCACGGCGGGGCAGCCCAAGTCCGCCATCCCTGCGAGCGCCTCGGCGCATTTCTCATTCCGGCTTGTGCCGGATCAATCCGCCGAGGACGTGAATCAACAGTTCAGAAAATATCTGGAGACTCACGCGCCTCCCACCGTGACATGGAATTTGCAATTCCGCATGAGCGGTCCCGGCATCATCGTCGATCGCAAATCGCCCCCGGCGCTTGCGATGAAGTCTGCGCTGAACACCGCGTTCAACCGCGAGCCGATCTTTCAACGCGTGGGCGGCGGCATCGGCGCCGTGTTGATGTTCAAAAACACGCTCGGCATCGATTCGGTCCTGACCGGCTTCTCGCTCTTCGACGATAACTTCCACGGGCCCAACGAAAAACTTCACCTGCCTACCTGGAGAAAAGGCATGACAGCGCTGGTTCATTTCTTTTACGAACTAGTGAAATAGACTCCCTCTGAATAGACAAGGACGCCGATTCAAAAAAATCCGCGTCCCTATTTTTTCGCCGGGATCTTTGTATCAGAAGTTGTTCATCGTCCGCATAGGAAGATTTAACCCAGGTCGACAAAACTTGTGGTATAAAAATTTCAGAACGAAATCATCATAGGCGGGAATGAATTGAATCAATCAACATGTCAAATATTCTATTGCGTCATCTCGCTTTTCTTTACGGAGAAGATCATGCTTCCCGACTTCTGGATCGAGTGCAGACGATTCTCTCCGACCATCGCGCCCGCCTCTCCCCACGGGACGGCGGACTCAGCCAGCGCGACTCGCTCCTCATCCTCTACGGCGATCAAGTGCAAGAGCCGAATGCGAAGCCGCTTCAAACTCTCAAAAAATTTTGCGACACATACTTGACCGATGTCGTCAGCGGGATTCACATCCTGCCGTTCTACCCGTGGACCTCCGACGACGGCTTCTCGGTCGTGGACTATCGCCAGATTGATCCCGCCCTCGGCAACTGGGACGATGTCTCAGCAATGCAAAACTTCCGCTTGATGTTCGATGCGGTGATCAATCACATCTCCTCCGAAAGCGAATGGTTCCAAAAATTTTTACAGGACGATCCGCGTTACAAAGAGTACTTCATCGCCGTCGCAGGCGAGCCTGACCTTTCAAAAGTTGTGCGTCCGCGCGCGTTGCCGTTGCTCACGTCGTTTCAAACTCCATCGGGCGAGAAAAAAGTGTGGACGACCTTCAGCGCCGACCAGATTGACCTCAACTTCAAAGATCCCGAAGTCCTGCTCGAAATCCTCGACATCCTCCTGCTCTATGCCGAACGCGGCGCGGACTTTATCCGCCTCGACGCGATTGCCTACCTGTGGAAGGAGATTGGCACGACCTGTATCCACCTGCCTCAAACTCACGCCGTTGTCCAATTTTTACGCGCCGCGTTGAACGAGGTCGCGCCGCACGTGCATCTCATCACCGAGACGAACGTCCCGCACGTGGATAACATCTCCTATTTCGGCGATGGCACGAACGAAGCGCAACTCGTCTACAACTTTGCCCTGCCGCCGTTGACACTGCACGCCTTCCACACAGGCGACGCGCGAACTTTATCCAATTGGGCAAGGACATTAACTCTGCCCTCCAACCAAACCACCTTTTTCAACTTCCTCGCCTCTCACGATGGCATCGGAGTGAATCCCGCCCGCGGCATTCTTTCAGATGAACAGATTAACTTGTTGGTGAACAAAACACTCGAACACGGCGGCTTGATCTCCTACAAACACAACGCGGACGGTACGCAAAGTCCCTACGAGATGAATATCAATTATTTTGATGCGCTGTCCAACCCAAATATGCTCCAGCCGCCGTTCGGGGATGGCAGCGACCTCATCGCCGAGGACGGCGATGAAAGCAGAAACATTGGATCTACAACTCAACCGCTTTATCGCCGCACAAGCCATCATGCTCTCCCTCGTCGGTGTGCCAGGCATTTACTTCCACAGCCTCTTCGGCTCGCGCGGCTGGACGGAAGGCGTCAAACAAACGGGACGCAACCGCACCATCAACCGCGAGAAATGTCAGTTCGATGAATTGCAGGATCAACTGGCGGACGAAAACTCACTGCGCTTCAAAGTTTTCAAGCGATACAGTCAATTGCTAAAAGCCAGAAGCAGTTCCACCGCGTTCCATCCGCATGGGACGCAGACAGTCTTGAACCCTCATCCCTCTGTCTTCGCCGTCGAACGCATCTCGCCCGATGAAAAGTCTCGTGTGTTGTGTTTGCATAATGTGAGCGAAAAGAAAATTTCTTTCACGACAAATTACAAATCGGCGAACGATCTTGTCACAGGTCACGAGATACAAATTTCAAACATAACGCTTGAGCCATATCAAGTATTGTGGTTAAAACCCAACTCGGTGGTCGAGTAGTCCTGAGCGAAGCGGAGCGGAGACGAAGGACGTATCGAGACCACCACGCCGTAAAGCAATTCTTGTAACAAGATTTTGTATGCATACCTGTTGGTCTCGACTGCTTGCGCTCGACCAACGAAGTATAAAACTCAAAGGCAAACAACTTATGACACCCTCCTCCCACAACATCGGCTTCATCTCCACTCGCTTCGCAGGCACCGACGGCGTCTCGCTCGAGACGGCGAAATGGGCAACTGTGCTCGAACGACTCGGACACAAGTGTTTTTACTTCGCGGGCGAATGCGATCGGGAGCCGAATCAGTCCCACGTCGTGCCTGAAGCGTTTTATCGTCATCCCGAAATTGACAAGTTGAATCAGCAAGCCTATTCGGGCAGTTGGACCGTCACGAAAGAGGCGCGCGCGGCGCATCCTGAAATGGCGCATTTGCACAAGGATTTTTTCTCCATCTATGTCCGCCCGCCCGCGATGACGCGCCGCGTGAACGAACTCAAGGATTATTTCAAAGATCATTTGTATGAATTCGCGCGGCGATTCGATCTCGAGATCCTCATCGTCGAAAACGCAGTGACGATTCCGCTCAACCTGCCGCTCGGGCTTGCCATCACCGAGTTCATCGCCGAGACGGGCTACCCTACCATCGCGCATCATCACGATTTTCATTGGGAGCGCCAGCGTTTTCAAGTCAATTGCGTCAACGATTATCTCGCCGCCGCGTTCCCGCCGACCCTGCCCTCAATCCGACACGTGGTTATCAATTCGATTCAGGCGCAACAGATCGCTTCGCGTTACGGATTGGCGGCGCGCGTGATCCCCAACGTGATGGACTTCGATTCCCCGCCGCCCGCTTCGGACTCCTACAGTGAAACTGTGCGCGCCGACTTCGACATTCGCGACGGGGAATATTTTTTCCTCCAACCGACGCGAGTCATCCAACGCAAGGGAATCGAACATGCCATCGAACTCATGCGCCGACTCGACCTGCCCGCCAAACTCATCATCTCGCACGCCGCGGACGATGAAGGCACAGCCTACGAACAACGCGTCCGCGAGTATGCCGACCTGCTCGATGTGACCGTGCGATTCGAATCGGATCAAGTGCAAGATGAACGCGGCACGACAGCCGACGGCAAAAAGATTTACACGCTCGGCGATGTGTACCCTCATGCGGACATGGTCACGTATCCCTCCGCCATCGAAGGCTTTGGCAATGCGTTCCTCGAAGCCGTGTACTATCGCCGCTTGATCCTCGTCAACAATTATTCCATCTACGAAGTGGACATCAAGCCGAAGGGATTCCGCACCATCTGGTTCGACGGCTTCATCAGCGACAACACGCTCGCCGCAACGCGTTATGCCTTGAAAAATCCAGACCAGACGCAGGAATGGGTGGAGACAAATTACCAACTCGCCAAACGATATTTCTCGTACACCGTTCTAGAGCGTCGGTTAGAGTCCATCGTGGCAGATTGTTTGGGGTATCAGGTATGAGCGCGCCCGTACCGCAAAGTTCACTTTGCGTTTTGCGTTACGAGAAATTCGTACAACAAAGTTCACTTTGCGCTTTTGTGTTGCAAGAATTAGGCGAGTCGCAAGATAAATCTTGCGGTACGGAGGAAAGGTATTCATGAACATCGCCCTCCTCCATTACTCCGTCCCTCCCATCGTCGGCGGCGTGGAAAGCGTCATCGCCCACCACGCGCGGCTGATGTCGAACGACGGACATTCCGTGCGTTTGATCGCGGCGCGCGGCGAATCGTTGAATGAGCATATTCCACTCGTGATGATGCCGCTTGCCGACTCGCGCCATGAACGCATCCTGCAAGTGAAAGAGGGATTGGATCGCGGCGAGGTGACCAAAGAATTTGCAGTGATCCGCGACAAACTGGCGATTGAACTGCAAAAGGCTCTTTCTGGCGTGGACGTGTTGATCGCGCACAACGTCTGTTCGTTGAACAAGAATCTCGCGCTGACCGCCGCGTTTCATCAACTTCACAAATCAAACAAACTGCCGCGCCTGATTCTCTGGCATCACGACCTCGCGTGGACAACGCCGCGCTATCAGCCTGAACTTCACGAAGGCTATCCATGGAACCTGTTGAAAACCGATTGGGGCAACCTCGCGCATGTCGTTGTCTCAGAGTTGCGCCGCGATGAATTATCTGAACTGATGAACATCGAACCCGCTTCGATACGAGTCGTGCCTAACGGCGTGAATGTGGAAGAGTTTTACAAACTCGAAGCGTTGACCGAGTCCCTGCTTGAGAGAACAAAATTGCTGGACGCCGCGCCGATATTGCTTTTGCCTGTCCGCATAACGCCGCGCAAGAACATCGAGCTCGCTTTGAACACACTCGCCGCGTTGAAAAAAGATTTTCCCCAAGTCGCGCTGGTGGTGACGGGTCCGCTCGGTCCGCACAATGGAAACAATGTCAAGTACTTTGAAATGCTCACGAGCCTGCGTAAACGACTTGGCTTGGAAGGTTCCGTTCATTTTTTGGCGGAACTTCACGAAGGATTCCTGCCCGATGAAGTCATCGCCGATTTTTACCGCGTGGCTGACGCGCTCTTCTTCCCCAGCCGCGAAGAGGGATTCGGAATCCCGTTGCTCGAAGCCGCGTTCAGTCATCTCCCCGCGTTCTGCGCGGACATCCCTCCGCTGAAAAAACTTGGCGGAGAAGATGCTATTTTCTTTTCACCCGATGAAAAACCTGAAACCGTTGCGAAGTTGATCGCGCATCATTTTCAAACATCCCTGCCCGCGCGGCTCGCCATGCGCGCGCGTCAGTCATACCGTTGGGAAGCGATCTATCGTCAACACATCGCGCCGTTAATTCGTACGGCAAGGTTCACCTTGCCCACCTAACACACAATCCCAAAGTGAACTTTGGGGTACGGCGCTTGCTCGCAAAGTGAACTTTGCAGTACAGCGCTTGCTCGCAAAGTGAACTTTGCGGTACGAAAGGACACGCAATGCAAAAACAAACTGGGTTTACTCCCATTCGCACAATTCTTATCCCGTTGGTTCACGAAGGTCCTGGCATCCACGCGCTTGATTCAGCGCGGCACTTCGACGCGGAGATCATCCTCGTCGGCGTTGTCGTTGTCCCGCCCGATCAATCGTTGAGCATGGGCGCGGCTTCGGCGCGCGCGCTGCGCAAGTTGCTCCGCATCTTCGGCAAAGATCCGCGCGTGACTGCCAAGTCGCAAGTCATCGTGGATTACGAGCCGTGGAACCGTCTCTCAAAACTTGTGCAGGATGAAAAGCCCGATCTTCTCCTGCTTGAATTTGATTCACATCTCAAAGCTTTGCGCGTCTCTGCGAGCGACGTGCTCGTGCGTCCGCCGTGCGACGTGGCGTTGATACGCGGGAAAATTTCCAGCAAGCCGAAGCAGGTTCTGGTCCCAGTGCGAGGCGGTCCGCACGCGGAGTTGGCGTTCCGCGTGGGGCTGGGACTCGAATCGAAAGGCGTCACGACTCTCCACATCCGCAGACCAGATGATGCGAAAGCGGATCTCGACGCGCCGTTCAAGGGTTTGGATCGGGTGCTGCGCCAAATGCCCGAGGTGGCGAAGCAGGTCGAAGTCACGGATGACGCGGCGCAAGTCATCCTGAATCATGCAAAGCAAAAGGATGTCATCATCCTGGGGACGACATCGCAACCGATGACGAGTTCCGCTTCGCTGGGACCGGTGGCGGATCGCATCCTGCGCGAGGCGAAATGCGCGGTGATCGCGGTGAAAAGCGGCAGACCGTTTCCGTATGAGGTCTATGATGAGATCGCGGGCGTGGACGCGATCACGATTCTTGTGGATAAATGGTTCGGCGAAAATACTTTTCATGCCGATGAGTTCAGCCGCTTGCGTGAAGAAGTGGAGTTGAAAAAGAGTCAGGGGCTCACCATCAGTCTGGCTTTGCCCGCGTTGAATGAAGAAGAGACGGTGGGCAACGTGGTCCGCATGATGAAAAAAGAATTGATGCAGAACATACCCTTGCTCGATGAGATCGTGTTGATCGATTCGAATTCGACCGACCGCACGCGCGAGATCGCCGAGGCGGAGGGCGTGCCTGTGTATGTTCATCAAAAGTTGTTGGAGCGATACGGCGCGCGGCGCGGCAAAGGCGACGCGTTGTGGAAGAGCCTGCTGGTGACGAAGGGCGACCTCATCGTGTGGATCGATACGGACATTGTGAATATTCATCCGCGTTTTGTGTATGGCATCGTCGGTCCGTTGTTGAGAAACCCAGACATAAAATTTGTGAAGGGCTATTATCGCCGCCCGTTGAAAGTTGGCACGAAGATGCAGGCGGGCGGCGGCGGGCGCGTCACCGAGTTGACGGCGCGTCCGCTGTTGAATTT from Candidatus Defluviilinea gracilis carries:
- a CDS encoding MarR family transcriptional regulator codes for the protein MTKSPQFDQAVRAWMDVFMHRSMSGWKQFAKSCGLSMPQFSILMQLHHRGAFGMSEVSERFEITAAAASQLVDKLVQNGFVQREEDPKDRRAKLLNLTDKGREIVRRGGQERYHWVDDLAGKLSAAERAKVSEALELMTKAVQELEADAVQTPA
- a CDS encoding ABC transporter ATP-binding protein, with protein sequence MLKLAKYLKPYRWALFVSIALLFVQANFDLALPDYLSRIVNTGIQQSGIENAVPAAIRQSEMNRVVVFLSDEEKTSVLADYTLVDKNSADYVALVKKYPALENESIYVLNKVDKAEIERLNPIMGKALLTVAGIEGAVADPAKAAEMGEAFGGFDLSKLPPGTDLFTMLEKLPAEQRSKIQDSVNSKFEALGESMIVQASVGAVKAEYEALGMDTAKLQNDYVLAVGGWMLLLTLLSAMCTITVGFLSARIAAGLARDLRRFTFQKVESFSSSEFEKFSTASLITRSTNDITQIQTVMMFMIRMIFYAPLIGIGGIIKVLSQDSPLAWLIIVAVLILVSLIATVMTFALPKFRIIQKLVDRLNLVSRENLSGMMVIRAFNMQKFEEKRFEKANADLTAVSLYINRLMVIMMPVMMFVMNLLVVSVTWFGAKQVAAANIQVGDMIAFMQYGMQIMFAFLMMSMLFFILPRASVSADRIAEVLATEIHITDPKEPKKFPAPFKGEVEFRNVSFRYPGADEDVLRDISFTAKPGEMTAFIGSTGSGKSTIINLLPRFHEVTGGAILVDGTDIREVTQHDLREKIGYVPQKSALFSGTIESNLRYADKDASPQTLNAAIEAAQAKEFVDSTPQGIAAEISQGGANVSGGQKQRLSIARALVKKPPIYILDDSFSALDFKTDAALRRAFKTYSADSALLIVTQRVSTIKNAEQIIVLDEGRIVGKGTHKELMETSETYREIATSQLTQEELA
- a CDS encoding M20/M25/M40 family metallo-hydrolase, giving the protein MSHTALTYLADNQERFQNELIEFLRIPSISHDPAHQADIDRAARWLADKLRALGANHVEIMPTAGHPVVYGEWLGGGAAAPTVLVYGHYDVQSPEPLADWKSQPFEPEIRNENLYARGASDMKGQTLASVNAVEAIIKTGGLPLNIKFLLEGEEEIGSAHLNKFLTQHREKLKSDFSLNTDAGGMPDADTPSICYSLRGGAGFRLTIHGPAQDLHSGEYGGVIQNPIHVLSKLIAGLHDEHGHVTLPGFYDKARVIDEEEHAELAALPFDEGFFLKHSGAPALWGEPEFIPAERVGARPTMDVVMFTAGQPKSAIPASASAHFSFRLVPDQSAEDVNQQFRKYLETHAPPTVTWNLQFRMSGPGIIVDRKSPPALAMKSALNTAFNREPIFQRVGGGIGAVLMFKNTLGIDSVLTGFSLFDDNFHGPNEKLHLPTWRKGMTALVHFFYELVK
- a CDS encoding glycosyltransferase family 4 protein: MTPSSHNIGFISTRFAGTDGVSLETAKWATVLERLGHKCFYFAGECDREPNQSHVVPEAFYRHPEIDKLNQQAYSGSWTVTKEARAAHPEMAHLHKDFFSIYVRPPAMTRRVNELKDYFKDHLYEFARRFDLEILIVENAVTIPLNLPLGLAITEFIAETGYPTIAHHHDFHWERQRFQVNCVNDYLAAAFPPTLPSIRHVVINSIQAQQIASRYGLAARVIPNVMDFDSPPPASDSYSETVRADFDIRDGEYFFLQPTRVIQRKGIEHAIELMRRLDLPAKLIISHAADDEGTAYEQRVREYADLLDVTVRFESDQVQDERGTTADGKKIYTLGDVYPHADMVTYPSAIEGFGNAFLEAVYYRRLILVNNYSIYEVDIKPKGFRTIWFDGFISDNTLAATRYALKNPDQTQEWVETNYQLAKRYFSYTVLERRLESIVADCLGYQV
- a CDS encoding glycosyltransferase family 4 protein, which codes for MNIALLHYSVPPIVGGVESVIAHHARLMSNDGHSVRLIAARGESLNEHIPLVMMPLADSRHERILQVKEGLDRGEVTKEFAVIRDKLAIELQKALSGVDVLIAHNVCSLNKNLALTAAFHQLHKSNKLPRLILWHHDLAWTTPRYQPELHEGYPWNLLKTDWGNLAHVVVSELRRDELSELMNIEPASIRVVPNGVNVEEFYKLEALTESLLERTKLLDAAPILLLPVRITPRKNIELALNTLAALKKDFPQVALVVTGPLGPHNGNNVKYFEMLTSLRKRLGLEGSVHFLAELHEGFLPDEVIADFYRVADALFFPSREEGFGIPLLEAAFSHLPAFCADIPPLKKLGGEDAIFFSPDEKPETVAKLIAHHFQTSLPARLAMRARQSYRWEAIYRQHIAPLIRTARFTLPT
- a CDS encoding glucosyl-3-phosphoglycerate synthase, with translation MQKQTGFTPIRTILIPLVHEGPGIHALDSARHFDAEIILVGVVVVPPDQSLSMGAASARALRKLLRIFGKDPRVTAKSQVIVDYEPWNRLSKLVQDEKPDLLLLEFDSHLKALRVSASDVLVRPPCDVALIRGKISSKPKQVLVPVRGGPHAELAFRVGLGLESKGVTTLHIRRPDDAKADLDAPFKGLDRVLRQMPEVAKQVEVTDDAAQVILNHAKQKDVIILGTTSQPMTSSASLGPVADRILREAKCAVIAVKSGRPFPYEVYDEIAGVDAITILVDKWFGENTFHADEFSRLREEVELKKSQGLTISLALPALNEEETVGNVVRMMKKELMQNIPLLDEIVLIDSNSTDRTREIAEAEGVPVYVHQKLLERYGARRGKGDALWKSLLVTKGDLIVWIDTDIVNIHPRFVYGIVGPLLRNPDIKFVKGYYRRPLKVGTKMQAGGGGRVTELTARPLLNLFYPELSGVVQPLSGEYGGRREALEQATFYSGYGVETGLLIDVYERYGLNAIAQVDLLERVHHNQHLEALSKMSFAIIQTVMHKLEKRFGRAVLEDVNRSMKLIRHDKSGRYFLDVEEIAERARPPMVEVEEYRERRELLIGDKATHATNKTLQGILSKRAIFRGVFDSCHISIHRDCQFSVGRKLP